Proteins encoded by one window of Pseudomonadota bacterium:
- a CDS encoding TIGR03545 family protein, whose translation MKKWIRWQGLIAFGGFCLVISIAWFLLIDSFIVSVIERYGSEALGAKVEVQRANLSLFPLGLELEELACTNPDEPMKNAVEIGNATMSLDLPSLLVRKVIINTMQMTGVRLNTQRKTSGAIPGKKSPPKKSNDTPGKTFSMPAFDTPDVKEILAREQLDSIKLAETFQKDIKAEQDNWKKRLTELPDENKLKGYETRIKNLKSSSRGLGGILGATKDIQIIQKDLDNDLTRIKDAQTLLDTNLSSYQKRIDAIAKAPAKDFERLKEKYTFSSQGLGNMTNLLIGPKAENYLTKTIFWYEKLSPLLEGGAASNKDRQPENIRGKGVFIHFDENKPLPEFLVRHLQTEIITDSGTFSGKISNITNQQQILGSPLEFNFTGQNLKKIEALTLAGVLDHIDPHSSQDTISLAVTGQKTDTVVLSDNKSLPLAMEQSTANITIRASLQQRNLNAAFDVVLKPVKLTTSESPESGAVIQAFADALSEISKLSIWGSATGTLDDYDIKLSSDLDESMKNVVSKAFTKQAKKFEDELRKAVVAKTSGAIGQSQNELGNFDAISKELTTRLNLGSTLTTGGRF comes from the coding sequence ATGAAAAAATGGATTCGATGGCAGGGATTAATCGCATTTGGTGGCTTCTGTCTGGTTATTTCAATTGCCTGGTTTCTGCTGATTGACAGCTTCATTGTCAGCGTCATTGAACGTTACGGTTCCGAAGCACTGGGAGCTAAAGTTGAGGTACAAAGAGCCAATCTTTCCCTCTTTCCCCTGGGGCTTGAACTGGAAGAACTTGCATGCACCAATCCTGATGAGCCCATGAAAAACGCCGTGGAAATCGGCAACGCAACAATGTCTCTTGATCTGCCTTCTCTGCTGGTTCGAAAAGTCATAATTAATACAATGCAGATGACCGGCGTGCGCCTCAATACCCAACGAAAAACCTCCGGGGCGATTCCCGGCAAAAAAAGCCCCCCGAAAAAAAGCAATGACACCCCGGGAAAAACTTTTTCCATGCCCGCCTTTGACACCCCGGATGTCAAAGAAATACTCGCCAGGGAGCAACTTGACTCAATCAAACTCGCTGAAACATTTCAAAAGGATATCAAGGCGGAACAGGATAACTGGAAAAAGCGCCTGACCGAACTTCCCGACGAAAATAAGCTTAAAGGATATGAAACCCGCATCAAAAACCTCAAATCCTCCAGCCGCGGACTTGGCGGAATATTGGGTGCGACAAAGGATATCCAGATTATTCAAAAGGACCTGGATAATGATTTAACCCGCATCAAGGACGCCCAAACCCTTCTTGACACAAACCTCTCTTCTTATCAGAAACGCATTGATGCAATTGCCAAGGCCCCGGCAAAAGACTTTGAGCGTTTAAAGGAAAAATATACCTTTTCCAGTCAGGGCCTGGGCAACATGACCAATCTCCTCATTGGACCAAAAGCGGAAAACTATCTGACAAAGACCATATTCTGGTATGAAAAGCTTTCGCCCCTCCTTGAAGGGGGTGCTGCTTCCAACAAAGACAGGCAACCGGAAAATATCCGCGGCAAAGGGGTGTTTATTCATTTTGATGAAAACAAGCCCCTGCCCGAATTTCTCGTTCGACACCTGCAGACTGAAATTATTACTGATTCCGGAACCTTTTCCGGAAAAATATCAAACATCACCAATCAGCAACAGATTCTCGGGTCTCCCCTGGAATTCAATTTCACCGGGCAGAACCTTAAAAAGATTGAGGCATTAACCCTTGCCGGCGTTCTTGATCATATTGATCCGCACAGTTCGCAAGACACCATTTCCCTCGCAGTTACAGGACAGAAAACAGATACGGTGGTTCTTTCAGATAATAAGAGTCTGCCCCTTGCCATGGAACAATCCACCGCAAACATTACCATTCGCGCATCTCTCCAGCAAAGGAACTTGAATGCCGCTTTTGATGTTGTATTGAAGCCGGTGAAATTAACAACTTCCGAAAGCCCGGAATCAGGAGCGGTCATTCAGGCCTTTGCTGACGCCCTTTCTGAAATTTCAAAGCTTTCGATCTGGGGCTCCGCCACCGGCACCCTGGATGATTATGATATCAAGCTCTCATCCGATCTTGATGAATCCATGAAAAATGTTGTGTCAAAGGCATTTACTAAACAGGCAAAGAAATTCGAGGACGAACTTCGGAAGGCGGTTGTTGCCAAAACTTCCGGGGCAATCGGCCAATCCCAGAACGAGCTGGGAAACTTTGATGCAATCAGCAAAGAACTGACCACCCGCCTCAACCTCGGTTCGACCCTCACCACAGGCGGCCGGTTCTAG
- a CDS encoding TIGR03546 family protein: MLTLIAKLLKIINSESDPGQISLAFCLAMIAGFTPLLSLHNLLILLLILILRVNLSAFILGLGVFSCFAYLLDPLFHEIGQAFLTFPALEGFFTILYGITLMRLFAYNNTLVFGSLLLALILFVPLYFVFNALIIRYRETLLAWVQQTKMMLIFKASKVYSIYQSLSGFGGSQ, translated from the coding sequence ATGCTGACCCTGATAGCAAAGCTCTTAAAAATTATTAATTCCGAATCCGATCCCGGCCAGATAAGTCTTGCTTTCTGCTTGGCGATGATTGCAGGCTTTACACCTCTTCTTTCCCTGCACAACCTGCTTATTCTTCTGCTCATCCTCATCCTGAGGGTTAACCTTTCAGCATTCATTCTGGGCTTGGGCGTTTTTTCATGTTTCGCGTATCTTCTTGATCCGCTTTTTCATGAAATTGGCCAGGCATTTCTTACTTTCCCTGCGCTTGAAGGTTTTTTCACCATACTCTACGGGATTACGCTGATGAGGCTTTTCGCTTATAACAACACCCTGGTTTTCGGAAGCCTGCTTCTGGCACTTATCCTCTTCGTGCCGCTCTATTTCGTTTTTAATGCACTTATCATCCGATATCGCGAAACCCTTCTTGCGTGGGTTCAGCAGACAAAGATGATGCTGATTTTCAAGGCGAGCAAGGTATATTCCATTTACCAATCATTGTCGGGATTCGGAGGTTCACAATGA